A region from the Vicia villosa cultivar HV-30 ecotype Madison, WI linkage group LG3, Vvil1.0, whole genome shotgun sequence genome encodes:
- the LOC131660983 gene encoding lysine-specific demethylase JMJ21-like isoform X1, giving the protein MEAQAHNPRDRRIDGLGDLRVLPDEILCSILERLTPRDAARVACVSSVMYILSNEEPLWMSLCLKGASGFLEYKGSWKKTALHNENPPDKYKEGHRQPLHFDGFNSLFLYRRLYRCNTTLDTFYTEGGNVERINDISLKDFYNEYDMKKPVMLNGLADTWPARHKWTIDQLLLNYGDVAFKISQRSSKKISMKFKDYVSYMKVQHDEDPLYIFDEKFGEHAPSLLKDYSVPHLFQEDFFDILDIEKRPSYRWLIIGPQRSGASWHVDPALTSAWNTLLSGRKRWALYPPGKVPLGVTVHVNDEDGDVSIETPSSLQWWLDFYPLLADEDKPIECTQLPGETIYVPSGWWHCILNLETTIAVTQNFVNSNNFEFVCLDMAPGYRHKGVCRVGLLALEEDVYENGIQDMSCNEENLSYSDLSRKEKRPKTLKDVDDLCFESELSAVARSYNLWKSGFSYDINFLSMFLDKDRDHYSSEWSTGNTIGQRELREWLSKLWIQKPEMRDLIWKGACIALNADKWLECLSKICAFNNLPLPTDDERLPVGTGSNPVYLVGNYVVKIFVEGGLEACLYCLGTELEFNSLLLEANSSIRKHIPSVMASGVVYLEDGSYTNLSWDGKGVPSVISKTNIITEKCNVDGFPFGVWGKKLLEYRNAGIPVDGSISLACNSSIWPYVITKRCEGNMFADLRDSLSREDATNLASFLGEQLCHIHLLPHPPLNNSFISDIEHELSWSEENDCISNVNCKSNNAAEWGIITRILTKKRKDVSSRLTKWGDPIPSKLIEKIEEYIPSDLSKLLNINENFSSGASKPCSWIHTDIMDDNIYMEPSLVCSTSSGNTEDAAQVDNGLLSDHDGVKSWCPSYILDFSDLSIGDPIFDLIPIYLDVFRGDSYLLKKFLESYKLPFPCNISKCESTEDGQKFGRLSYAAMCYCILHDDNVLGAIFSLWEELTSSESWEEVEMTVWGELNNYKGFL; this is encoded by the exons ATGGAGGCTCAAGCTCACAATCCGAGAGATCGCAGAATAGACGGTCTTGGAGATCTTCGAGTTCTTCCCGATGAAATCCTCTGCTCAATTTTGGAGCGACTCACTCCTCGAGATGCCGCACGCGTCGCTTGCGTTAGCAG TGTGATGTATATACTGTCCAATGAAGAACCATTGTGGATGAGTCTATGCCTAAAAGGAGCATCTGGTTTTCTTGAATACAAAGGCTCTTGGAAGAAAACTGCTCTGCATAA TGAGAATCCGCCGGACAAGTACAAAGAGGGCCATAGACAGCCTTTACATTTTGATG GGTTCAACTCTTTATTTTTGTATCGGAGATTATACCGGTGTAATACCACATTGGATACATTTTATACAGAAGGTGGAAATGTGGAAAGAATAAATGACATCTCATTGAAGGACTTCTATAACGAGTATGACATGAAGAAACCG GTCATGCTTAATGGACTGGCGGATACATGGCCTGCCAGGCATAAATGGACAATTGATCAGTTGTTACTAAACTATGGAGACGTGGCGTTTAAAATTTCTCAAAGGAGTTCCAAAAAGATCTCCATGAAGTTCAAGGATTATGTCTCATACATGAAAGTTCAACATGATGAAGATCCATTGTATATTTTTGACGAAAAG TTTGGCGAACATGCACCTAGCTTATTGAAGGATTACAGCGTGCCTCATCTTTTTCAAGAAGACTTCTTTGATATCTTAGATATAGAGAAACGACCATCCTATAGGTGGCTCATAATTGGACCACAGAGATCTGGTGCCTCTTGGCATGTCGATCCAGCTCTTACAAGTGCATGGAACACTCTGCTTTCTGGCCGTAAAAG GTGGGCGCTATATCCTCCTGGAAAAGTGCCTTTAGGTGTTACAGTACATGTTAACGATGAAGATGGTGATGTCAGTATTGAGACTCCATCATCATTGCAG TGGTGGCTAGATTTTTATCCTCTTCTTGCTGACGAAGACAAGCCAATTGAATGTACACAACTACCTGGAGAGACAATTTATGTTCCCAGTGGATGGTGGCACTGTATTTTAAATTTGGAAACAACTATTGCAGTCACGCAGAATTTTGTGAATTCTAATAACTTCGAATTTGTATGTTTGGATATGGCACCTGGTTATCGTCATAAAGGAGTTTGTCGTGTAGGTTTGCTTGCTCTTGAAGAAGATGTTTATGAAAATGGCATACAGGACATGTCATGTAATGAAGAAAATTTAAGTTATTCTGATTTGTCAAGGAAAGAGAAAAGGCCCAAAACTCTGAAAGATGTAGACGATCTATGTTTTGAAAGTGAATTAAGTGCCGTAGCTAGAAGCTATAACTTATGGAAAAGCGGATTTTCTTATGATATTAATTTCTTATCCATGTTTTTGGATAAGGATAGAGACCACTACAGTTCTGAGTGGAGCACAGGCAACACCATTGGTCAACGAGAACTAAGAGAATGGTTATCCAAGCTTTGGATTCAAAAACCAGAAATGAGAGATCTAATATGGAAG GGAGCTTGTATTGCGCTAAATGCAGATAAGTGGTTAGAGTGCCTGTCTAAAATTTGTGCCTTCAATAATTTGCCCCTTCCAACTGATGATGAAAGACTTCCTGTTGGTACGGGTAGCAATCCT GTTTATCTAGTGGGGAACTATGTTGTAAAGATTTTTGTCGAAGGAGGACTGGAAGCTTGCCTTTATTGTTTAGGCACAGAG CTAGAATTTAATAGTTTGCTGCTTGAAGCCAACTCCTCTATCAGGAAACATATTCCTAGTGTTATGGCCAGCGGGGTTGTTTATCTTGAAGACGGGTCCTACACAAATTTAAGTTGGGATGGAAAAGGAGTTCCCAGTGTCATTTCGAAGACCAATATTATCACAGAAAAATGCAACGTTGATGGTTTCCCATTTGGGGTTTGGGGCAAGAAACTGTTAGAGTATAGGAATGCTGGGATTCCGGTGGATGGATCAATTAGTTTAGCCTGTAACTCAAGCATATGGCCATATGTGATAACTAAGAGATGTGAAGGGAATATGTTTGCAGACTT AAGAGACAGCTTATCGAGAGAAGATGCAACAAACTTGGCCTCCTTCTTGGGGGAGCAACTGTGCCATATTCACCTTTTGCCACATCCGCCTTTAAATAATTCATTTATATCTGATATTGAACATGAACTAAGCTGGTCTGAGGAAAATGATTGTATTTCAAATGTTAATTGTAAATCAAACAATGCAGCAGAATGGGGAATCATCACCAGAATTTTAACAAAGAAGAGGAAGGATGTCTCAAGTCGTTTGACCAAGTG GGGGGATCCAATTCCTAGCAAACTGATTGAGAAAATTGAGGAATATATCCCATCTGATTTATCTAAGCTGCTAAATataaatgag AATTTCTCAAGTGGTGCTTCTAAACCTTGCTCCTGGATACACACTGACATTATGGATGATAATATTTACATGGAACCGTCATTGGTTTGCTCTACCTCCAGTGGGAATACAGAAGATGCTGCCCAGGTGGACAATGGTTTATTGAGTGACCACGATGGAGTGAAATCCTGGTGTCCCAGTTACATCCTTGACTTCAGTGATCTTTCTATTG GAGATCCTATTTTCGACTTGATACCAATTTATTTAGATGTGTTTAGAGGCGATTCgtatctccttaagaaatttttAGAAAGTTACAAACTTCCTTTTCCGTGCAACATATCGAAGTGCGAGTCGACAGAGGATGGTCAAAAGTTTGGTCGACTTTCATATGCTGCTAT GTGTTATTGTATTTTGCATGATGATAATGTCTTGGGAGCTATTTTTAGCCTATGGGAAGAACTAACATCATCAGAGTCATGGGAAGAAGTTGAGATGACGGTATGGGGAGAGTTGAACAATTACAAAGGCTTTCTTTGA
- the LOC131660983 gene encoding lysine-specific demethylase JMJ21-like isoform X2, producing the protein MLNGLADTWPARHKWTIDQLLLNYGDVAFKISQRSSKKISMKFKDYVSYMKVQHDEDPLYIFDEKFGEHAPSLLKDYSVPHLFQEDFFDILDIEKRPSYRWLIIGPQRSGASWHVDPALTSAWNTLLSGRKRWALYPPGKVPLGVTVHVNDEDGDVSIETPSSLQWWLDFYPLLADEDKPIECTQLPGETIYVPSGWWHCILNLETTIAVTQNFVNSNNFEFVCLDMAPGYRHKGVCRVGLLALEEDVYENGIQDMSCNEENLSYSDLSRKEKRPKTLKDVDDLCFESELSAVARSYNLWKSGFSYDINFLSMFLDKDRDHYSSEWSTGNTIGQRELREWLSKLWIQKPEMRDLIWKGACIALNADKWLECLSKICAFNNLPLPTDDERLPVGTGSNPVYLVGNYVVKIFVEGGLEACLYCLGTELEFNSLLLEANSSIRKHIPSVMASGVVYLEDGSYTNLSWDGKGVPSVISKTNIITEKCNVDGFPFGVWGKKLLEYRNAGIPVDGSISLACNSSIWPYVITKRCEGNMFADLRDSLSREDATNLASFLGEQLCHIHLLPHPPLNNSFISDIEHELSWSEENDCISNVNCKSNNAAEWGIITRILTKKRKDVSSRLTKWGDPIPSKLIEKIEEYIPSDLSKLLNINENFSSGASKPCSWIHTDIMDDNIYMEPSLVCSTSSGNTEDAAQVDNGLLSDHDGVKSWCPSYILDFSDLSIGDPIFDLIPIYLDVFRGDSYLLKKFLESYKLPFPCNISKCESTEDGQKFGRLSYAAMCYCILHDDNVLGAIFSLWEELTSSESWEEVEMTVWGELNNYKGFL; encoded by the exons ATGCTTAATGGACTGGCGGATACATGGCCTGCCAGGCATAAATGGACAATTGATCAGTTGTTACTAAACTATGGAGACGTGGCGTTTAAAATTTCTCAAAGGAGTTCCAAAAAGATCTCCATGAAGTTCAAGGATTATGTCTCATACATGAAAGTTCAACATGATGAAGATCCATTGTATATTTTTGACGAAAAG TTTGGCGAACATGCACCTAGCTTATTGAAGGATTACAGCGTGCCTCATCTTTTTCAAGAAGACTTCTTTGATATCTTAGATATAGAGAAACGACCATCCTATAGGTGGCTCATAATTGGACCACAGAGATCTGGTGCCTCTTGGCATGTCGATCCAGCTCTTACAAGTGCATGGAACACTCTGCTTTCTGGCCGTAAAAG GTGGGCGCTATATCCTCCTGGAAAAGTGCCTTTAGGTGTTACAGTACATGTTAACGATGAAGATGGTGATGTCAGTATTGAGACTCCATCATCATTGCAG TGGTGGCTAGATTTTTATCCTCTTCTTGCTGACGAAGACAAGCCAATTGAATGTACACAACTACCTGGAGAGACAATTTATGTTCCCAGTGGATGGTGGCACTGTATTTTAAATTTGGAAACAACTATTGCAGTCACGCAGAATTTTGTGAATTCTAATAACTTCGAATTTGTATGTTTGGATATGGCACCTGGTTATCGTCATAAAGGAGTTTGTCGTGTAGGTTTGCTTGCTCTTGAAGAAGATGTTTATGAAAATGGCATACAGGACATGTCATGTAATGAAGAAAATTTAAGTTATTCTGATTTGTCAAGGAAAGAGAAAAGGCCCAAAACTCTGAAAGATGTAGACGATCTATGTTTTGAAAGTGAATTAAGTGCCGTAGCTAGAAGCTATAACTTATGGAAAAGCGGATTTTCTTATGATATTAATTTCTTATCCATGTTTTTGGATAAGGATAGAGACCACTACAGTTCTGAGTGGAGCACAGGCAACACCATTGGTCAACGAGAACTAAGAGAATGGTTATCCAAGCTTTGGATTCAAAAACCAGAAATGAGAGATCTAATATGGAAG GGAGCTTGTATTGCGCTAAATGCAGATAAGTGGTTAGAGTGCCTGTCTAAAATTTGTGCCTTCAATAATTTGCCCCTTCCAACTGATGATGAAAGACTTCCTGTTGGTACGGGTAGCAATCCT GTTTATCTAGTGGGGAACTATGTTGTAAAGATTTTTGTCGAAGGAGGACTGGAAGCTTGCCTTTATTGTTTAGGCACAGAG CTAGAATTTAATAGTTTGCTGCTTGAAGCCAACTCCTCTATCAGGAAACATATTCCTAGTGTTATGGCCAGCGGGGTTGTTTATCTTGAAGACGGGTCCTACACAAATTTAAGTTGGGATGGAAAAGGAGTTCCCAGTGTCATTTCGAAGACCAATATTATCACAGAAAAATGCAACGTTGATGGTTTCCCATTTGGGGTTTGGGGCAAGAAACTGTTAGAGTATAGGAATGCTGGGATTCCGGTGGATGGATCAATTAGTTTAGCCTGTAACTCAAGCATATGGCCATATGTGATAACTAAGAGATGTGAAGGGAATATGTTTGCAGACTT AAGAGACAGCTTATCGAGAGAAGATGCAACAAACTTGGCCTCCTTCTTGGGGGAGCAACTGTGCCATATTCACCTTTTGCCACATCCGCCTTTAAATAATTCATTTATATCTGATATTGAACATGAACTAAGCTGGTCTGAGGAAAATGATTGTATTTCAAATGTTAATTGTAAATCAAACAATGCAGCAGAATGGGGAATCATCACCAGAATTTTAACAAAGAAGAGGAAGGATGTCTCAAGTCGTTTGACCAAGTG GGGGGATCCAATTCCTAGCAAACTGATTGAGAAAATTGAGGAATATATCCCATCTGATTTATCTAAGCTGCTAAATataaatgag AATTTCTCAAGTGGTGCTTCTAAACCTTGCTCCTGGATACACACTGACATTATGGATGATAATATTTACATGGAACCGTCATTGGTTTGCTCTACCTCCAGTGGGAATACAGAAGATGCTGCCCAGGTGGACAATGGTTTATTGAGTGACCACGATGGAGTGAAATCCTGGTGTCCCAGTTACATCCTTGACTTCAGTGATCTTTCTATTG GAGATCCTATTTTCGACTTGATACCAATTTATTTAGATGTGTTTAGAGGCGATTCgtatctccttaagaaatttttAGAAAGTTACAAACTTCCTTTTCCGTGCAACATATCGAAGTGCGAGTCGACAGAGGATGGTCAAAAGTTTGGTCGACTTTCATATGCTGCTAT GTGTTATTGTATTTTGCATGATGATAATGTCTTGGGAGCTATTTTTAGCCTATGGGAAGAACTAACATCATCAGAGTCATGGGAAGAAGTTGAGATGACGGTATGGGGAGAGTTGAACAATTACAAAGGCTTTCTTTGA